ACGACTACATGGCCTTTATTGGAAGAATTGATATTTATAACAAAGGATTAGATCTCCTCTTCGAAGCCGTAAGGCAGATAGAAGTTAACTTACTGATAGCTGGTAAAGGTAAAGATGAAAATAAACTTTTTGAAATTATTAAAGATTTGAATCTCACTAATGTCAAGTACATCGGTTTTTTATCTGAAGAAGAAAAAATACTGTTCATATCCAATGCAAAGTTTCTCATTATGCCATCTCGTTTTGAAGGACAAGGCATTGTTGCACTTGAAGTTGCCGCCCTGGGTAAACCTCTTATTGTCAGCGATATCCCAGAACTTCGATATGTTGTTGAAAATGGCTTCGGAATTAGTTTCCGGTCTGGAGATGTAAAATCATTGAAGCAAGCAATTGAATATATGCTCAGTAATGAGACATTGATCATTGAAATGGGCAAAAAGGGAAGGCAGTATGCAAGGCAGTTTACATGGGATAGAATTGCAGAGGAGTATGAAAGGTATTTGACAGAAAATCTGTTATAATTCATTATGTTTAAATATGAACAAGATTCATTGATTAGGATAACAGAAAAACTAAAAAGAGTTTTATCTCATAGACTTAAAGCTGTTATTGCCTTCGGCTCAAAAGTAAGAGGAGACTTTAATGGAGAGTCTGATTTTGATGTTTTAGTCATTGTTGATGGTTTAACCATAGATGATGAAGTCAAAATTATTCAAATTTTTAGCAAAGAAGAGGACTTAACCGGAATTCCTTATGCACCAGTAATAAAATCTCTTGGAGTTTTTGAAAAAGAGAGAGAGTATAATACAGGTTTTTTTAGAAGTATTATGAGCGAGGGGGTATTTTTATATGACTCTATCAGCAGAGGAAAAGAAAGCACTTGCAGAGTATAGGCTAAAAAAGGCAAAAGATATTTTTGAAGAAGCAAAATTCAATTTTGAAAATGATAGATATGGTACGTCTGTCAATAGGAGTTATTATGCAGTTCTTAATGCAGCAAGAGCCCTTTTGATTCTTAAAGGAGTTGACCCTGTAAGTCATAGTGGTTGCAAAACAATGCTTTCTCTTCACTTTGTAAAACCAGGGTTTATTGATGAGAAATTCATTGAGTATTTCAAAATTTTACTATCCAGACGAACTGATGTAGATTACGGAGACTTTGAAGAGATTAATAAAGATAAAGCTAAAGATTCCCTGGAAAAATCTTACGAATTTTTAACCATGGCTGAAAAACTGGTAAATGAGTTTATATCTCAACTAATATAAATGCTTAAAGACATCTCCTCTGTTACACTTGCCTTTGTTTATGTGAATATTCTTGGCTATGTTTTTCATTCTGTTGTAAGCAGAAGTCTTGGACCTGCCGGTTATGGAGAGTTTATGGTTTTCTATTCATTTTTATTAACAATTGGC
Above is a genomic segment from Thermodesulfovibrio aggregans containing:
- a CDS encoding HEPN domain-containing protein gives rise to the protein MTLSAEEKKALAEYRLKKAKDIFEEAKFNFENDRYGTSVNRSYYAVLNAARALLILKGVDPVSHSGCKTMLSLHFVKPGFIDEKFIEYFKILLSRRTDVDYGDFEEINKDKAKDSLEKSYEFLTMAEKLVNEFISQLI
- a CDS encoding nucleotidyltransferase domain-containing protein — protein: MFKYEQDSLIRITEKLKRVLSHRLKAVIAFGSKVRGDFNGESDFDVLVIVDGLTIDDEVKIIQIFSKEEDLTGIPYAPVIKSLGVFEKEREYNTGFFRSIMSEGVFLYDSISRGKESTCRV